A section of the Deltaproteobacteria bacterium genome encodes:
- a CDS encoding RidA family protein, which yields MDLLKRENFSSGAPLEEKVGYSRAVKVGNFVFVGGTTSTNPEGVVEGEADAYLQAKIILQKIEQALSKAGAKLSEVYRVRIYVTDIKKAQEYMKAYSEFFKEIKPVTILVEISALARPAHLVEIEAEAMIGSYLVRSH from the coding sequence ATGGATTTACTGAAGAGAGAGAATTTTTCATCGGGCGCGCCTCTGGAAGAAAAGGTGGGGTACAGCCGGGCGGTCAAGGTGGGAAATTTTGTGTTTGTGGGCGGGACCACATCCACTAATCCCGAAGGCGTAGTGGAGGGCGAGGCTGACGCCTACCTCCAAGCCAAAATCATCCTGCAGAAGATCGAGCAGGCTTTATCCAAGGCTGGAGCCAAGCTGTCCGAAGTGTACCGGGTCCGCATATATGTAACGGACATCAAGAAGGCTCAGGAATACATGAAGGCCTATTCCGAATTTTTCAAAGAGATCAAACCGGTGACCATATTGGTCGAGATTTCGGCCCTGGCTCGTCCGGCCCATTTGGTGGAAATTGAGGCCGAGGCGATGATTGGCTCTTATCTGGTAAGAAGTCATTAG
- the maf gene encoding septum formation inhibitor Maf, with translation MKPPFHLILASASPRRKALLSDLGIHLIIVSNEIPEIPKPDESPVSFSRRMAREKSERVSAAHPQQWVLGADTVVVLENKLFGKPKNLREAKRFLQTLSGKTHQVITSFCLRNRFLDRERTQSVATRVSFKPLSTDEIDWYVRTGEPMDKAGAYAIQGKGAFCVKKIQGSYTNVVGLPVTEVLEALIQYAGFRIRS, from the coding sequence ATGAAACCCCCTTTCCACCTCATCCTGGCCTCAGCTTCCCCCCGGCGCAAGGCCCTGCTGTCCGATTTGGGCATTCATTTAATAATCGTTTCAAACGAGATACCGGAAATTCCCAAACCCGACGAATCCCCGGTTTCTTTTTCAAGACGGATGGCCCGGGAGAAAAGCGAGCGGGTTTCCGCCGCTCATCCCCAACAATGGGTGTTGGGGGCTGATACGGTAGTGGTTCTGGAAAATAAATTATTCGGCAAACCGAAAAACCTTCGGGAGGCGAAAAGGTTTCTTCAAACCCTGAGCGGAAAAACCCATCAGGTTATTACCAGTTTCTGTTTAAGGAATCGCTTCTTGGACCGGGAAAGGACTCAAAGTGTTGCTACCCGGGTGAGCTTCAAGCCCTTATCGACCGATGAAATCGACTGGTATGTCCGGACCGGGGAACCGATGGATAAGGCCGGGGCTTATGCCATCCAGGGAAAGGGGGCCTTCTGTGTCAAAAAGATCCAGGGGTCCTATACCAATGTGGTGGGCCTGCCGGTAACGGAGGTCCTGGAAGCCCTGATTCAATATGCCGGATTCCGGATAAGATCTTAG
- a CDS encoding SpoIIE family protein phosphatase, whose protein sequence is MYTDGVTEAMNTREELFSEERLERELSLLARRPIQEMIAALMERIKNFSGEALQSDDITMMVLQYKGKKERFE, encoded by the coding sequence ATGTACACCGACGGGGTGACCGAGGCTATGAATACCCGGGAGGAATTATTTTCCGAAGAAAGGCTGGAAAGAGAACTATCTTTATTGGCCCGACGGCCTATCCAGGAAATGATAGCCGCCCTGATGGAACGGATAAAAAATTTTTCCGGGGAGGCCCTCCAGTCCGACGACATTACCATGATGGTCTTGCAGTACAAAGGGAAAAAGGAGCGCTTCGAATGA